In a single window of the Streptacidiphilus sp. P02-A3a genome:
- a CDS encoding IS5 family transposase, whose product MSDAGWAVVRDAMPVPGWLEGRGGQPEAYCHRQMIDAVRYLNDNGCKWLAMPLDFPLWDRVYAFNRRWRIKGLLGELHDRLRGQVREDAGRDPQPTAGIADSQTVRASAHVPQASSGYDAGKRTPGRKRHLLVDCLGLLLGVVVTAASVQDRDAARPLLRHARARFHRLALVWADGAYTGRLVDWAAEKLHLELQIIKRSDDTSGFVVLPRRWVVERTNAWLMRTRRLARDYEGLPEVHEQMVVWSMTTPMTRRLARRRA is encoded by the coding sequence ATGTCAGACGCGGGGTGGGCGGTGGTGCGCGACGCGATGCCGGTGCCCGGCTGGCTGGAGGGGCGCGGCGGGCAGCCGGAGGCCTACTGCCACCGGCAGATGATCGACGCGGTGCGCTACCTGAACGACAACGGCTGCAAGTGGCTGGCGATGCCGTTGGACTTCCCCCTCTGGGACCGCGTCTACGCCTTCAACCGGCGCTGGCGGATCAAGGGCCTGCTGGGCGAACTGCACGACCGCCTGCGCGGGCAGGTCCGCGAGGACGCCGGACGCGACCCGCAACCCACCGCCGGTATCGCCGACTCGCAGACCGTGCGCGCCTCCGCCCACGTCCCGCAGGCGTCATCGGGCTACGACGCCGGCAAGCGGACCCCGGGCCGCAAGCGCCACCTGCTGGTGGACTGCCTGGGCCTGCTGCTGGGAGTGGTGGTCACCGCCGCGAGCGTGCAGGACCGCGACGCCGCCCGCCCGCTGCTGCGACACGCCCGCGCCCGCTTCCACCGCCTGGCCCTGGTCTGGGCCGACGGCGCCTACACCGGCAGGCTCGTGGACTGGGCCGCCGAGAAGCTGCACCTGGAACTGCAGATCATCAAGCGCTCTGACGACACGTCAGGCTTCGTGGTGCTGCCGCGCCGGTGGGTGGTCGAGCGCACCAACGCCTGGCTGATGCGCACCCGCCGCCTGGCGCGGGACTACGAAGGGCTGCCGGAAGTCCACGAGCAGATGGTGGTGTGGTCGATGACCACGCCCATGACGCGGCGGCTGGCCCGTCGGCGAGCCTGA